In the Flavobacteriales bacterium genome, GTCAGGCACGAACCGGTCGAAGCTGCGCTGGTACCGCACATACAACCCGATGAGCACGAAGCACGCGATGCCCGTGGCCAGGCCGAGCAGGTTGATGAGGGTGTAGAGCTTCTGCTTCCAGAGGTTGCGGAAGCCGGTGAGGAGGAGGTTCTTGAGCATGATGGCGGCAACGAGGGACAGCAAGGTGCTCCTGACCACCCATACCCGCGTTGGCTTTCGTGCGCTGGCGTTGCCTCGGTGATGAACGGTTCATGGTGCCCTCGCCCTGCGGTGGTGGCCACCCGGAACAGCCGCGGGACACCGGGTGCGCGGTCCGCCGGGGCGACAGACCTGCTGGTGTGCGGTCGGGACCGATCACGGACGGATCACGCGCACCTGCCAGTCGGGCCCACGCAGCACGTACAGTCCCGGTCGCAGCGCATGGACATCCACGGAACCTCCGGCCTCCAAGCGTTCATGCGCGACCACGCGGCCCGTGGCATCCAGGATGAGGATCCTCTCCCCCGTGAACGCTTCCCCCAGCTGGCATCGGTCCGTAGCCGGATTGGGAAATGGCGACGGGACCGGGGATCGCGCCGGTTCAGGCAGGGCCAGTGTGAGCTCCTGACAGCCGTCCACAACGAGCGTATCGCCTCCTACAGCGTAGCTCCGCAGACAGCCGAACTCCTCGAACCCGAGGCATAGACGACCGAACAGGCCGCTGTGCATCCCGATGCCTTCGATGATGTATCCGCTCCACGGGCCGGCATGATAGCGATGCCGCCATGAGCTTCCGATCGGCACAGAGTCGATCGCATCCACGGTGTAGCCCTCGGCGCAATCGCCATACGTGCCACTGATCACCTGCCCTGATGCGAGCGTGAACTCGAACAACAGCTCTTCGTTCTGGAAGCCTTCGAAGACCACCCACCATCGGTCCGACACCGTGTCCTCCCTCAAGGCGCCCAGATAGTCGTCCAGCGGATCGATGGCCACCGGCACGGTCCCGCCGATCGCCCATGTCGTGTCGGTGCCGTACCGACGCAACTGGTGATAGGTCTGGTTCGCGATGGTGGTGTCGCCGTCCAGCACAATGTC is a window encoding:
- a CDS encoding T9SS type A sorting domain-containing protein — encoded protein: MRLQHLPVLLASLLLCSVARPQGFWLQPSSTWHETYAYFDGTYLHHAEFDIVLDGDTTIANQTYHQLRRYGTDTTWAIGGTVPVAIDPLDDYLGALREDTVSDRWWVVFEGFQNEELLFEFTLASGQVISGTYGDCAEGYTVDAIDSVPIGSSWRHRYHAGPWSGYIIEGIGMHSGLFGRLCLGFEEFGCLRSYAVGGDTLVVDGCQELTLALPEPARSPVPSPFPNPATDRCQLGEAFTGERILILDATGRVVAHERLEAGGSVDVHALRPGLYVLRGPDWQVRVIRP